GACGGCCGTCACGCCGGCGGTAAAGGTGGCCGCCAGGGCGGCGACGGAGCGTCGGCCGGAGTACACCCAGAGCCCGCCGGTGAACAGGACGGCGAACCCGAGGGCGGCCGGAATGGACACCAGGGCGAGGTAGCCCGCGATGGCGGGCGAGACCATGAGCAGGAGGACCGAGAGGGACAGCCCGCTCCAGAAGAGCATGATGGGCACGAGGCCGAAGAAGACGAGGGCGGTGCCCAGGTCGTTCTGCAGGACGACGAGGATGGCCGGCGCGACGATCAGACCCGCGGCCTTTAGAGCAAAACTCAGGTCCTGCCCTGTTCGGGTGTGGCGCTCGGACAGGAGCTGCGCCACGGCGAGGACCGTCCCTACCTTGGCCAGCTCCGACACCTGCAGCCGCAGCGGGCCGAGGGCGAGCCATGCGCGGGTGCCATGCACCTCCACCCCCATCACGAGGGACAACACGAGGAGGACGAGCGTCGCGGCGTAGGCCGGGTAGGCCGCGTACCGCAGGAACCGGACGGGCAGCAGGAGGGTCCCCGCAATGCCCACGGCCGACACTCCGACCCAAAGAAACTGGCGGGCAAAGTTGCTTTGGACGCCCTGGCCGACGTACTCGGCCGCCGGGCCGTGCGTGGTGCTGTACAGGGCCACGAGGCTCACGGCCACGAGCCCCAGCCAGAGCAGCAGTGTCCAGGGATCTATCTTCCGGGTCGGGGTCTTCATGGGCGATCGGTTGGCGACAAGCCATCGGGGCGGGACGAGTCCGGCGGCGCCGGGGCGGCGGGTTGCGTGGTGGCCTGCACGGCGGGCGTCGTCTGCGGAGACGTGGAGGGCGCGGGCTCCTCCTCCGGGGCGCTGCGCTCCTCTTCCCGGAGACGCCGCTTCCAGTAGCGCCGCTCCCACGTGTCTGCAATTGAGCCCGTCAGGTACTTTTCGGCCATCAGGCTCGCGATGGGGGCCGCGGTGGTGGCCCCGTAGCCCGCATTCTCGACGACCACTGCGAGGGCGATTTCGGGGTCGTCGTACGGCGCGAACATGATAAACAGCGAGTGGTCCTCGCCGTGGGGGTTCTGGGCCGTGCCCGTCTTGCCGGCACTGGGAATGTCGGGAATCTGGACCCATTGGCCGGTGCCGTTGGTCATGACGCGGTGCATGCCCTCCTGCACGACGTCAAAGTGGGAGGGATCGACCGGGATCGGATTCGGGGGGGGCAGCTTGGGGCGTTGGACCGCATCGGTCTCGGGGTGGACCGCCTTGCGGATGAGGTGGGGCGTGGGAAGACGGCCGCCGTTGCCCAGAGCCGCCGCGTACCGGGCCATCTGGAGGGGGGTGACGGACATGTCGCCCTGTCCGATGCCGAGGTTGATGGTGTAGCCGTCCGTCCAGCGGCCGTACACGCGGTCGAAGTAGGACGAGTCCGGAATCAGGCCCGATCCCTGCCGAAATCCCTCGAGAGGCACCTCCTGGCCGAACCCGAATTCCAGGGCCCAGTCGTGCCAGGTGGCCAGGCTCATGTCCTCCATCACCTGGTAGAAAAAGGTGTTGCACGACACCTCCAGAGCCTTCGCCACCGTGATGCGCCCCTCGTCCTGCTCGTCGTGGTTTTTGAAGGCCCGGCGCCCGATCTGGTAGCTTGACGGGCAGTCCATGCGTTCCGAGGCGGTGAGCATCCCGGTCTCGAGGGCGACGAGGGACATGAACGGCTTCCAGGTAGAGCCCGGGGGGTAGCCGCTCTGGGTGGCGCGGTTGTAGAGCGGATCGCTCGGGTCCGAGCGGAGGCTGTCCCACGCCGACGTGGTGACCGGCCGGGCAAACAGAGACGGGTCGAAGTCCGGCGTGCTGACGAGGGAAAGGATGCCGCCGGTGTCGGGGTCGAGGGCGACGGCCGCGCCGCGCTTCCCCACGAAGAGCGATTCAGCGAGGGCCTGCACCTCGTGGTCGAGGGTCAGGTGAAGGTCGTGCCCGCCGACCGGCGGGGTGTCCATGGCGCCGTTCTGGTACTTTCGCACCTCCGTCCCGTGTATGTTGACGAGCACCATTTCGCGCCCCCGGTCCCCCCGAAGGATCGACTCGTAGGCGTTCTCCAAGCCCGTGCGGCCGATGCGGTCGCCGGCCCGGTAGCTCGCAGGCATGCGGGACAGGGCTTGCTCGTCAATTTCGTGGACGTAGCCGAGGGCATGTGCCGCTCGGGCGGCCGTGTGGTAGCGCCGCCGCAGTTCCACGTCGTACGACACGCCGGGAAGTTCGTAGAGGTGCTCCTGCACGCGGCTGAACGTATCAAATGGGATCTCCCGAAACGAAGGCGTCGGGCGGAAGGCGTTCCGCTCGCGTGCCTCCCGCAACCGGTGGCGCACCGTCGAGTCGGCCACGCCCAGCAGATTGGCCAGCAGCGGCGCCTTCGACGCGTCGAAGTACCGGGGCGTGATCAGGATCGTGTAGGTGGGCCGATTGTCGACCAGGAGCGTGCTGTCCCGGGCGTACATGGCCCCCCGCGCGGGCTCCACCGATTGCTCCCGCACGGCGCTTCCGGGCGGCGTGCCGTCCCCGGACGTGCCATTGAAGCCTTGGAGTTGCACCAGACGAAGTCCAAGGAGGAGGAAGAGGAAGACGACGACCCCGGCGTAGATTCGGACGCGGGTGCGATACTCATCCATGCGGGCGCGGTCGGGACGACAAGTGTGTGCGGGACAGTGACAATAGGGGCTTCAACTTGCCGTCTGAAATCGTTGGCCAAACGGCGGGGGGTGTAAGATGGGTCCTGAACCGTCGCAAGAGCAAACAGTCTTGTTCCATCCGCGGCGAACCCTCAATCCCGTCAAGAAGTTTTAGTTTTCGGAGAAGGCGGACTGTGTGTCTCCTGCTTTCTGGACACGCATCCCAACCGAAACCATGGGTATTGCCAACGGGATGTATGTCTAGGAAGCGCAAGTTCTGTTCCGAGCATGCTTCCATCTGGTGGAGCGTAACAGTTGAACCCTTTCCCACCCCAACCAATACACCTAGAGTCACACTCCGGGTGTAGGTTTCGTAAAGCCTCGTTGATGTCCTTGGCCGCCATGCAGCGATCTCCTGTACGTCTTGCTTTCGCCCTTTTTGCGCTTTCGGTCGCCTCGATGATTGGGGCCGTATGGCCGGCGTCGGCCCAGTACTTTGGGCAGAATAAGGTCCAGTACGAGCAGTTTGATTTCCAATCGTTCGAGACGGACCAGTTTGACATCTACTTCTATCCCGAGGAGAAGCAGGCCGTTGAGGATGCGGCCCGGATGGCGGAGCGGTGGTACGACCGCCACTCCCGCACCTTCCTCCGAGAGTTCCAGAAGAAGAAGCCGCTGATCTTCTACGCCAACAGCCCTGACTTTCAGCAGACCAACGCCGTGCGCGGGCAGTTGGGACAGGGCACCGGGGGCGTAACGGAGAGCATCAAGGAGCGCGTCATCATGCCGCTTGCGGGAAGCTACGGGGAGACCGACCACGTGCTCGGCCACGAGCTGGTCCACTCGTTTCAGTACGATATCGCCCTGCGCAAAGACAACGAAGGGTTCTCGCTGCGCAACATGCCGCTGTGGTTTATTGAAGGAATGGCCGAGTATCTGTCGGTTGGGCGTCAGGACTCACACACCGCCATGTGGATGCGGGATGCGGCCGTGCGCGAGGACCTGCCCACAATTCGGCAGCTCACGCGCGACCAGCAGTCCTACTTTCCCTACCGCTACGGCCAGGCATACATGGCCTACATCGGCGGCAAGTACGGCGACGCCACCGTCACGGACCTCTACAAAATGAGCGGGCGGGTGGGGCTCGACTCCGCCTTCGTCTACACCCTCGGCATCACGGCGGATTCGCTGTCGAAGGAGTGGAAGCAGTCCACCCGCGACGCCTTTCTGCCGAGCACCAAGGACCGGACGCCCGTGGACTCGGTGGGCACGGCGGTGATTGGGGATCCGGGGGCCGACAACCAGCTCAACATCTCCCCGGCCGTGAGCCCGGACGGGCGCTACGTGGCCTTCATTTCGCGCCGCAACCTCTTCAACACAAACCTCTTCGTCGCGGACGCGGAGACGGGGGAGATTGTGCAGGAGCTGGAGGGCACTCGGTCGAATCCGCACTTCGACGCGCTCCGGTTTATCAACTCGGCGGGGGCGTGGTCGCCCGACGGGCGGCGGTTCGCATTCATCACATTCGCGGACGGCCGCAACGAGATCAACACGTTTAACGTCCAGACGGGCGAGATCCGGACGCGCACGGCCGTGGAGGGCGTGGGGGCGATTCACAACCTGGCCTGGTCGCCGGACGGGCAGTCCATTGCGTTTTCGGGGCTGGAGGGCGGCCTGAGCGACCTGTACGTCTACGACCTGGAGGAGAAGAACGTGCGCCAGCTCACCAACGACCGGTACGCGGCCCTGCAACCGACGTGGTCGCCCGACGGGGAAACCCTCGCGTTTACGACGGACCGCGGGCCGGACGGGACGAACTTCGAGACACTGGAGTACGGCGAAGAGCGCATCGGCCTGATCGACGTCGAGTCCGGCGAGATTCGCACGATTCGGCCCTTCTCGACGGGCATGCAGCACAACCCGCAGTTCAGTCCGGACGGGCGCAGCATCTACTTCGTCGCCGACCAGGACGGCTTCAAGGACGTGTACCGCTACGACCTGGACGAGGAGGCCACCTATCGCGTGACGGAGCTTCAGACCGGCGTGAGCGGCATCACGGCCCTCTCCCCAGCCCTGTCGGTGGCCCGGCGGAGCGGACGGATGATGTTCTCGGTCTTCTCGAACGGGGGGTACTCCATCGTGGGGCTCTCGCCGGAGGAGACGA
This window of the Salinibacter grassmerensis genome carries:
- the mrdA gene encoding penicillin-binding protein 2 → MDEYRTRVRIYAGVVVFLFLLLGLRLVQLQGFNGTSGDGTPPGSAVREQSVEPARGAMYARDSTLLVDNRPTYTILITPRYFDASKAPLLANLLGVADSTVRHRLREARERNAFRPTPSFREIPFDTFSRVQEHLYELPGVSYDVELRRRYHTAARAAHALGYVHEIDEQALSRMPASYRAGDRIGRTGLENAYESILRGDRGREMVLVNIHGTEVRKYQNGAMDTPPVGGHDLHLTLDHEVQALAESLFVGKRGAAVALDPDTGGILSLVSTPDFDPSLFARPVTTSAWDSLRSDPSDPLYNRATQSGYPPGSTWKPFMSLVALETGMLTASERMDCPSSYQIGRRAFKNHDEQDEGRITVAKALEVSCNTFFYQVMEDMSLATWHDWALEFGFGQEVPLEGFRQGSGLIPDSSYFDRVYGRWTDGYTINLGIGQGDMSVTPLQMARYAAALGNGGRLPTPHLIRKAVHPETDAVQRPKLPPPNPIPVDPSHFDVVQEGMHRVMTNGTGQWVQIPDIPSAGKTGTAQNPHGEDHSLFIMFAPYDDPEIALAVVVENAGYGATTAAPIASLMAEKYLTGSIADTWERRYWKRRLREEERSAPEEEPAPSTSPQTTPAVQATTQPAAPAPPDSSRPDGLSPTDRP
- the rodA gene encoding rod shape-determining protein RodA, with the protein product MKTPTRKIDPWTLLLWLGLVAVSLVALYSTTHGPAAEYVGQGVQSNFARQFLWVGVSAVGIAGTLLLPVRFLRYAAYPAYAATLVLLVLSLVMGVEVHGTRAWLALGPLRLQVSELAKVGTVLAVAQLLSERHTRTGQDLSFALKAAGLIVAPAILVVLQNDLGTALVFFGLVPIMLFWSGLSLSVLLLMVSPAIAGYLALVSIPAALGFAVLFTGGLWVYSGRRSVAALAATFTAGVTAVVSFVLRELLQPYQVDRLLSFTNPGAEQFRQGVGFHLVQSKAALHSGGIWGTGFMQGPQTQGAYVPEQTTDFIFSVVAEEFGLVGSLLVLGLLAALLLRLIKLGADVKHPFGSIVAAGAVGVYLIHIFINIGMVTGMLPVIGLPLPFLSYGGSAMLANTALLAIVLNTHMRREDLSIYGY
- a CDS encoding basic secretory protein-like protein, which encodes MQRSPVRLAFALFALSVASMIGAVWPASAQYFGQNKVQYEQFDFQSFETDQFDIYFYPEEKQAVEDAARMAERWYDRHSRTFLREFQKKKPLIFYANSPDFQQTNAVRGQLGQGTGGVTESIKERVIMPLAGSYGETDHVLGHELVHSFQYDIALRKDNEGFSLRNMPLWFIEGMAEYLSVGRQDSHTAMWMRDAAVREDLPTIRQLTRDQQSYFPYRYGQAYMAYIGGKYGDATVTDLYKMSGRVGLDSAFVYTLGITADSLSKEWKQSTRDAFLPSTKDRTPVDSVGTAVIGDPGADNQLNISPAVSPDGRYVAFISRRNLFNTNLFVADAETGEIVQELEGTRSNPHFDALRFINSAGAWSPDGRRFAFITFADGRNEINTFNVQTGEIRTRTAVEGVGAIHNLAWSPDGQSIAFSGLEGGLSDLYVYDLEEKNVRQLTNDRYAALQPTWSPDGETLAFTTDRGPDGTNFETLEYGEERIGLIDVESGEIRTIRPFSTGMQHNPQFSPDGRSIYFVADQDGFKDVYRYDLDEEATYRVTELQTGVSGITALSPALSVARRSGRMMFSVFSNGGYSIVGLSPEETKGERMTPKEDPNTAALLPPAQPKGEGLVGSYLEDPTTGLKDMDSTKTTKASNRLYLDRIVPPSVGASVGGPVGTQVAGGIGFKFSDILGHRDLSVFVQANGTIKDIGGGVFYSNQENRYNYGVGISHQPSAFGRVGRTRNGQFVQVVNRIFRTQVGAQTSYPFSQTNRLELGLGGTRYGFSQTVRAFNRFGQSQEINAGTTREPIYFARTSLAYVGDYSSSGLTSPLQGGRYRFQVTPQFGSRNFVSVLADYRRYLRREPVTLAIRGLHRGNYGANEFSGELTDNFISETLGSPYQAGFVRGYSVNSILEEPKCRRRRVCNTGRLYGTRMALGSVELRLPLLGPEVLSLAAFEYLPTDLVAFADAGVTWTSEDLTELSFSSSTIGADAIRPVGTSGTESTVAAQPVTSAGISARVNVLGAIVMEAFYARTFQRTKNWDFGLILRPGW